A single genomic interval of Terriglobus albidus harbors:
- a CDS encoding DUF6640 family protein produces the protein MNSTLFSKVLLTFLLVFGSAMSFALDWSKNHLLNPLWHPHAKFHGAVLLFFFAGVAVTGVWLLWRESAEPKVAITAAAALSASYWTPFFFIPYLLPGSSYWAGIPGHEPHFHGMVFYPNLLVIGVFLALTVIAWRIGVGRLEGSMGG, from the coding sequence ATGAACAGCACGCTTTTCAGCAAAGTGCTTCTCACCTTTCTGCTGGTCTTCGGCAGCGCCATGTCCTTTGCCTTGGACTGGAGCAAAAACCACCTTCTTAATCCGCTGTGGCATCCACACGCAAAATTCCACGGTGCGGTTCTGCTCTTCTTCTTCGCTGGGGTCGCCGTTACCGGGGTATGGCTACTCTGGCGCGAGTCCGCCGAACCAAAGGTTGCTATTACGGCGGCAGCCGCACTCTCCGCCTCCTACTGGACGCCCTTTTTCTTTATTCCCTATCTATTGCCTGGCTCGTCCTATTGGGCGGGAATCCCGGGGCATGAGCCGCACTTCCATGGAATGGTCTTCTATCCCAACCTTCTGGTGATCGGTGTCTTTCTCGCATTGACCGTTATTGCGTGGAGGATTGGAGTTGGTCGATTGGAAGGCTCAATGGGTGGGTAA
- a CDS encoding YciI family protein — protein sequence MQFALMIYETPEQFSKRRNGPDDPYIAAWRSYFTAMVEAGIHVGGDPLEVPETATTVRLQDGHRRLQDGPFADTKEQLAGFIILELPSIDTALDWAARCPAAEGGAVEARPLSPESKQRITA from the coding sequence ATGCAATTCGCACTGATGATCTACGAAACGCCGGAGCAGTTTTCCAAACGCAGGAACGGCCCAGATGATCCGTACATCGCCGCCTGGAGATCGTACTTCACCGCCATGGTCGAGGCCGGCATCCACGTCGGCGGCGATCCTCTTGAAGTTCCGGAGACTGCAACCACCGTGCGTCTGCAGGACGGTCATCGCCGGTTACAGGACGGCCCCTTCGCCGATACGAAAGAACAGCTCGCCGGCTTCATCATCCTGGAGCTTCCCTCCATCGATACTGCATTGGACTGGGCTGCGCGGTGCCCCGCAGCAGAAGGAGGAGCCGTAGAGGCGCGGCCGCTCTCGCCTGAGTCCAAACAGCGGATCACTGCATGA
- a CDS encoding TetR/AcrR family transcriptional regulator gives MQRKTEREPKRNRKAEIVEAADRLLRERGLSGVTTRAIAEAVPCSEGAIYVHFSGRVELLLAVLEQSLPQMLIPLHALEENIGKQTPERNLLTALQGLQRFHERIGPMLSSLFAEPLLLESFRKMLDSRAKGPRGGISRIARYIEEEQKLGRIPEDRNAEVIASILMSASFFRSFSTALTGQAIPGLNPRDLVKSLLG, from the coding sequence ATGCAGCGTAAGACGGAACGAGAACCAAAGAGAAACCGCAAGGCCGAGATCGTGGAGGCCGCCGATCGACTGCTCCGCGAGCGTGGCCTCAGCGGGGTGACGACGCGGGCGATTGCCGAAGCGGTGCCATGCTCGGAGGGCGCAATCTACGTGCATTTCTCCGGGCGAGTCGAGCTTCTGCTCGCCGTACTGGAGCAGAGCCTGCCGCAGATGCTGATACCGCTGCATGCCCTGGAAGAAAACATTGGGAAGCAGACACCGGAACGGAACCTGCTGACGGCACTGCAAGGCTTACAACGTTTCCACGAACGGATCGGCCCCATGCTGTCGTCTCTGTTTGCCGAGCCTCTCCTTCTGGAGAGTTTCCGTAAGATGCTCGACAGCCGCGCCAAAGGGCCGCGTGGAGGTATCTCGCGAATCGCACGTTATATCGAGGAAGAACAGAAACTCGGTCGGATTCCAGAAGACCGGAACGCTGAGGTGATCGCATCGATCCTGATGTCGGCTTCGTTTTTCCGCAGCTTCAGTACGGCCCTTACCGGACAAGCCATTCCAGGGCTAAATCCTCGCGACCTGGTGAAAAGTTTGTTGGGATAG
- a CDS encoding GDCCVxC domain-containing (seleno)protein gives MLESRLTCPQCGHTTVETMPTDSCQFFHECVQCHTVLRPKAGDCCVFCSFGSVKCPPVQLQGRCCGS, from the coding sequence ATTCTCGAATCACGGCTCACGTGTCCGCAGTGTGGGCACACAACGGTGGAGACAATGCCTACGGACTCCTGCCAGTTCTTCCATGAGTGTGTCCAGTGCCACACGGTGCTCCGCCCGAAAGCAGGAGATTGCTGTGTCTTCTGTTCTTTCGGCTCCGTGAAGTGTCCGCCTGTCCAGTTGCAGGGACGCTGCTGTGGTTCGTGA
- the tnpA gene encoding IS200/IS605 family transposase, which translates to MPQSLSLLLVHVVFSTKERYPFLNENVREPLYAYMAAAVRNAGCECYRIGGVADHVHLAIRLSRTTSVSELIELLKTSSSKWLKEQSIKKFAWQRGYAVFSVGPDDRDALLTYIDSQAEHHRKISFQDEFRAFLTRYGIAFDERYVWD; encoded by the coding sequence ATGCCACAATCTCTATCGCTGCTGTTGGTTCATGTGGTGTTCAGCACGAAAGAACGATACCCATTCCTGAATGAAAATGTTCGTGAACCGTTGTATGCCTATATGGCTGCTGCCGTCCGCAATGCCGGATGTGAGTGTTATCGGATCGGTGGCGTCGCGGATCATGTTCATCTGGCCATTCGTCTGTCCAGGACAACAAGCGTATCTGAGTTGATTGAGTTATTGAAGACATCTTCATCCAAATGGCTCAAGGAGCAGTCAATTAAGAAATTTGCATGGCAACGCGGATACGCCGTTTTCTCCGTTGGGCCAGATGACCGCGATGCATTGTTGACGTATATCGATTCCCAGGCGGAGCATCACCGCAAGATATCGTTCCAGGATGAATTCCGCGCCTTTCTCACAAGATATGGAATCGCGTTTGATGAACGATACGTATGGGATTAA